The Pirellulales bacterium genome segment GACATCATCAAAGAAAAAGTGAAAGACGTCGAGCCGATCGAAGTGTTCACGCAAGCCGTCGAGCACGTGAAGCCGGAGGTCGAGGTGCGTTCCAAGCGCGTCGGCGGTGCGGCGTATCAGGTGCCGATGCAAGTCAACCGCATGCGGCAGCAGTCGTTGGCGATCCGCTGGATTCTGTCAGCCGTCCGCGAGAAGAAGGGGCGGCCGACGCACCAGAAACTGGCCGACGAGTTGGTGGCCGCCTACAACCGCGAAGGCACGGCCGTCACCAAGCGCGAAAACGTGCATCGCATGGCCGACGCCAACAAGGCGTTTGCCCACTTCGCCTGGTAGCGGCCTGGCGCTTTGGCCGTGGTACATCGAGGAATGGGGCAAAAACGTCGTAGGGTGGGACCAGCGAGCGTGCGAGCGCCGGCCCACCATAAACGACGTTGCCAACGGTGGGCCGGCGCTCGCAAGCTCGCTGGCCCCACCCTACACCCCTCTCGATCGATCGACGGCGTCCGATGCGCAATCGATCGCGGCTGCCAGCGGCTCACCGGTGAGCTCCCTGCGCAGAATGCTGAGATGCGGCGGCGCCTCGATGCCGATCCGCACGGTGCCTTGCCCGACGCGGACCACTGTGATCGTGATGTCGTCGCCCACTTGAATGCTTTGGTTGACCTTACGCGTGACGACTAACATGGACGGCCTCCTTGCTGGCATGGAACGGGTTGGTTTTTGCCGCCCGGCGATGGAGCGGGGCTGCTAGCATACAAGTGCTAGCACTCCCAGTGCAAGCAGTTTTCTGCTGGCAGTCTTAAGACCTTATGGAAACAGAAGTTATCGCGATCGACCCCGTTACGCCGCGGCGCGGTCCCCTGGCCCGTGCGGTGGAGGTTTTGCGTCGCGGCGGACTGGTCGCCTTCCCCACCGAGACTGTCTACGGCCTCGGCGCCAACGCGCTCGACATCGCCGCCGTGGCAAAAATCTTTGCCGCCAAAGGCCGTCC includes the following:
- a CDS encoding carbon storage regulator; its protein translation is MLVVTRKVNQSIQVGDDITITVVRVGQGTVRIGIEAPPHLSILRRELTGEPLAAAIDCASDAVDRSRGV
- the rpsG gene encoding 30S ribosomal protein S7, with the protein product MGRITASREKLVPDPKFGSLLAAKFINCLMHDGKKATAQRVFYSALDIIKEKVKDVEPIEVFTQAVEHVKPEVEVRSKRVGGAAYQVPMQVNRMRQQSLAIRWILSAVREKKGRPTHQKLADELVAAYNREGTAVTKRENVHRMADANKAFAHFAW